A genomic region of Trifolium pratense cultivar HEN17-A07 linkage group LG3, ARS_RC_1.1, whole genome shotgun sequence contains the following coding sequences:
- the LOC123919010 gene encoding diphthamide biosynthesis protein 3-like, protein MSYDDVEIEDMEWNEELQSYTYPCPCGDLFQITKEDLKLGEEIARCPSCSLYITVIYNMEDFLGDSDQHKGIQPSKQQSVTVA, encoded by the coding sequence ATGTCGTACGACGACGTGGAGATTGAAGACATGGAGTGGAATGAGGAGTTGCAGTCATACACGTATCCATGTCCATGTGGAGACTTGTTCCAGATCACGAAAGAAGATCTCAAGCTTGGTGAGGAGATTGCTCGTTGCCCTAGTTGTTCTCTCTATATCACTGTTATCTATAACATGGAAGATTTTCTTGGTGATTCTGATCAACACAAGGGTATTCAGCCGTCTAAGCAACAATCTGTTACCGTTGCTTGA